TAGACATTGTCGGCGAAAAGTTTTAGTGCTTCTTTTTTATTGCAGATGACTTCGCGTTGTGGCACAGGGTTTTCATTGATGATCTTCACCATCTCTTTTTCTATAGCTTTGAAGTCGCTGTCGGTGATGGTGAGGTTTGCGAAATCATAATAAAATCCGTTCTCAATAGAAGGGCCTATCGTTGGCTTGGCGTCGGGCCATAGGCGCACTACTGCCTGTGCTAGGACGTGTGCTGACGTATGCCAGAAGATCTCTTTTCCCTGAGAATCTTCGAAGTCGAGAAGCCTTACGGTGTCTCCATCAGACAGTGGCGTGGTGAGATCGTATGGGAGGTCGTTTATAATAATTGCAAGAGCTTTGTCGGGAGCCGTAAGTTTTAGATGCTCGGCGAGGTCTTGTGCTGTGCTATTTTCGGGGAGTTCTACGGAAGATCCGTCGTGTAATGTTATTAACATAATATAAAATCCTTGCTATTTGTAGAAAATAAA
This genomic stretch from Waddliaceae bacterium harbors:
- a CDS encoding TGS domain-containing protein; this translates as MLITLHDGSSVELPENSTAQDLAEHLKLTAPDKALAIIINDLPYDLTTPLSDGDTVRLLDFEDSQGKEIFWHTSAHVLAQAVVRLWPDAKPTIGPSIENGFYYDFANLTITDSDFKAIEKEMVKIINENPVPQREVICNKKEALKLFADNVYKRELIEDIDDAIELTGYRQGDFHDLCRGPHLPKIGKIKALKILKTSGAYWHGDSDNEMLTRIYGITFPDKKALKAYITMLEEAKKRDHKVL